TCTCCAGAACTTAAGGTTTTTAATACTCTAAACAACAAATCAATTTTTCCTCTCTCCAGAATTGGTATATTACTCCTTGTCTCCTCAACCTGCTTCTATACCCTCTTAATATTTTTTTTCATAATCTCTTTCACCACTCTTTCCCTTTTGTCTCTCTTTTCTGCTTTCTGACAAATCTCATTTAAATATTCCTCTCTTAAGTTTACACCATTATACTTCAAGCTCAATAACTTTATCATTACCTCTGCTCCTTCTTCGCTCCATCCTCCTGGTCTTGAACTCATCTTATCAGCTAATACATGGCTCACATGCCTTTCTTCACCAGATCCTTTTGTAATTCTATTATCTATCTCAGGAGTTAAAATAAATTAGTGTCCACTATATAATCAGTATTGAAAAATCACCAAAATGGGCTCACGATTTTAAAGAAAAACGAAATTTTTGAAACCATTAAAAATAAGGCTATCAAACAAGTACTAAAGGAGTTAATTCTATGGAAAACATTTCTCACTATTCTTGATCTGTACTCAAAATTTCTACGTCAAGTCGTGAAAAATGTTTCTTATCAAAAGTGAATATCTTGTTGTTCCCCAACTTTGCCATGTGATGAGAAAGATATGCATCAATGAAATCAACATTGCTTTCTCTGTAACTTTTGAGTGCAAAAAGAACAACATCCCCTTCCTCTGCTTCAATACTATCAGAGCATATGAAAGCACTTAGAACATCAGCTATCTCCCTCCTTGGTGTCTTATAAAACGACTCAAGAGTCCATACAACCTCTGCAATCGTGATTGGGGCAACAAGCAGTTTTAACTTCCCCTGCTCCGCTTCAAGCATAATCTTCTGAGCTTTTCGAAAAAACTCCTCGTGGTCCTTCAGAAGATATCTCAAAATAATATTTGCATCAATCCAAACTTTTTTCATTACTGCGTCCCCTTTACTCTTTTGTTTACCCACATTTCTTTTGTGCTATTTGCTTCATGTTCCAAGTCCGTGAATGCAACTGATGACTTCAGAGAACCGCCCAACTCTGATAGTTTTCGCCTCTTTATCACTTCAATTACAACTTTGCCATCGTCCTGCATCGTGAAAAGTACGGTGTCCCCTATCTCCCCACCAATAACTTTCCTTATCTCAGCTGGTAGTTGTACCTGACCCCTTCCAGTAATCTTTGACGTTGCCTGTATCATCTAAAACACCTCTTCGCCAATTACTCTAATCATATTATAATTCATGAAGTTTAAAATTTCAATGAGTAGATACATTATTCAGTGAATACTGAAAAAATTAATAACTACAGGAAAAAGAATTTTAGTTCTCCTGCCGGACAAATGTCTTAGCGATATTGAGCAACATTTTAATTTTATCGCCATCGAGAGTCTTCACAATTGAGAACAATTCGACAGCTTCTGGTGGCAAATCATCATACATGTTTCCTAAGCAAAAATCTTGTTGACCAGATCTTTTTCTGTGGTATACTCAATCACTTTTTCACCTAGTTCTTCTAAGAGTGTATCAAAATATTTATGCTTTCCCCACAGGTCTTTATCACCTATTACTATGACTCTATATTTAGCTCTGGTCAGCGCCACATTTAAAATATTCGGTTCTGAAGATGCCCATCTTACAGCTCCTTCATTACTTTCATCGGCACCAAGGCATATGATTACATTGTTGGCTTGCTTGCCCTGAAAACTGTGAATTGTGCCAACTATTTCATTAACTATATTCTCCCATTCTTCTTTCTTTAAATTTGTGTTATACAGAGGCATTCTTTTCAGTATAGAAGATATACTACTTTTGACTGCTTTAAAAGGCGAAATGATAAAAAGCTCTTCTGTTAATTTAACCTCATTTTGAGTTGTCAAGGTTCGCTGCAAAAATTCTTGTACGATAGCTTTCACTACTTTTCCCTGTTCTCTTACATAATGCTTGTAAACACACTTACCCTTTACATCTACCCAGAAGCTATCTTTAAAAACAGTTTGCAATCCTTCAGGTTTATTCACATCAAAAATCATAAGGTTTTTATAAGCAATTCTATTCGCTACTGTAAACATTGGTTCCGTACAACGCTTATGTACTCTCAGAGGACACCCAACCCACATATCGCCAATCTTTGCACCGAATTTGTTGGCTCTATCGGCTACAATTTGTACGGAATCAGTTTCAGTTATACGTGGTGTACTGGAATTACTGTCTTCCTGTCTCCATTTGAAAATCCCATATGCTTTGAACACATCATTAATAACAAATGGTGGTATTTTAACAACAGGTGGAATTTGTAGAGGGTCTCCCACTATTATTGCTCTTTTACTTCTGAGGAGTGCGCCGATAAAATGCTGGGGTAGTGCCTGCCCAGCCTCATCAACAATCAGCCAGTCAATGATTTCGTCGTCAACATCTTTAAACATATTGCTCAGCGACGCAAATGTTGTTGAGACAACTGGAACAATCATAAAGAAAGTATGCCACAGTTCTTTTGCCTTTTCTGCAGGCAGTGATTCGTTTTTTCTCATATATTTAATGAATTTTTCTAAATTCTCCCCGAACTTCTCTTTGTTTGCAGCAATAGCTGCCTGATGTAACTGAAGAGCTCTTGCAAAAACTTCATTGCGTATATCATTGAGATACCTGCTCATCCATGGAGATGATTTGTGAATTTCGTGCTCATTTTGGGACCAGAACTCTGAGGAAGGAAGTTTCATGTCATCGGGAAAATATCTGGCAAAAAATTTTTTTAGGCAAATCTTCCCCGCAGCAGCTATCATACGGGTAAATTTAAACCTGTTTTCTTCGAGTTTCAGAAAAAGTTCCATAGTCCTGTAAAGTTTCTGGACATGTCTAAACTTCTTGAAGACATGATTGAAACTTCTTTTACACTGTTCCCACTTGACTGGCGGTATAGAAGAAAATAATTCATTAATATACTTTTCCAGAGCACTGAAAAACTTTTCTCTGTTTTCTTTTTTACCCAAAACTGCTGAAATCAATGCCCAGCATTGCTGCCCATTTTCAACTGATACTAAAGATTCAGTTTTCTCACTGCTTTCATTGTTTTCCCCTCTGTAGTCGTATACCAGTTCGGCTCCATCTTTGAAATAATGGAGTTCATATTTTTCAAGACAGGATTGGTCAACTGAATTTAGAACTGGTATTTCTTTGGTGACATTTTCCACAGCTTTGTTGTTGGCAGAAGCAACTACAATATTGAAGTTTTTTAAAGCGGAATTGACAGAATTTACATCACCCACGAGCCCTTAAAATAATTCTTCTGGCGAGCGAAACTTAGCAAGTTCAAGCGCTCTGAGTGTAATGATATTGGCTATGATATCTTTTAGAAGAGTAGTTTTACCGGTACCCGGTGGACCGTTAACTGAAAATATTTTCTCAGTTTCGATTGTGCTGAAAATGAGGTTAACAGCTATTTGTTGCATAAGGTTCAAATTTATCTTTTCAGGATGTATCCATCTGGCAGGGGTTATATATCTGGCAGCGGTGTATTTTTTAAGGTTTGATAGTTCTGTAAGGTCTTCTTTTTGCTGTTACTCAGTAAAGAAGCGAAACA
The sequence above is drawn from the Caldicellulosiruptor bescii DSM 6725 genome and encodes:
- a CDS encoding DEAD/DEAH box helicase, with product MGDVNSVNSALKNFNIVVASANNKAVENVTKEIPVLNSVDQSCLEKYELHYFKDGAELVYDYRGENNESSEKTESLVSVENGQQCWALISAVLGKKENREKFFSALEKYINELFSSIPPVKWEQCKRSFNHVFKKFRHVQKLYRTMELFLKLEENRFKFTRMIAAAGKICLKKFFARYFPDDMKLPSSEFWSQNEHEIHKSSPWMSRYLNDIRNEVFARALQLHQAAIAANKEKFGENLEKFIKYMRKNESLPAEKAKELWHTFFMIVPVVSTTFASLSNMFKDVDDEIIDWLIVDEAGQALPQHFIGALLRSKRAIIVGDPLQIPPVVKIPPFVINDVFKAYGIFKWRQEDSNSSTPRITETDSVQIVADRANKFGAKIGDMWVGCPLRVHKRCTEPMFTVANRIAYKNLMIFDVNKPEGLQTVFKDSFWVDVKGKCVYKHYVREQGKVVKAIVQEFLQRTLTTQNEVKLTEELFIISPFKAVKSSISSILKRMPLYNTNLKKEEWENIVNEIVGTIHSFQGKQANNVIICLGADESNEGAVRWASSEPNILNVALTRAKYRVIVIGDKDLWGKHKYFDTLLEELGEKVIEYTTEKDLVNKIFA
- a CDS encoding AbrB/MazE/SpoVT family DNA-binding domain-containing protein; this encodes MIQATSKITGRGQVQLPAEIRKVIGGEIGDTVLFTMQDDGKVVIEVIKRRKLSELGGSLKSSVAFTDLEHEANSTKEMWVNKRVKGTQ
- a CDS encoding PIN domain-containing protein, which gives rise to MKKVWIDANIILRYLLKDHEEFFRKAQKIMLEAEQGKLKLLVAPITIAEVVWTLESFYKTPRREIADVLSAFICSDSIEAEEGDVVLFALKSYRESNVDFIDAYLSHHMAKLGNNKIFTFDKKHFSRLDVEILSTDQE